One stretch of Bordetella avium DNA includes these proteins:
- a CDS encoding ectoine synthase, translated as MIVRNVKDVIGTPDEVRTDTWVSRRVLLKKDKMGFSFHETTIFPGTRTHIHYKNHLEAVWCIEGDGSIETIADGKRYDLGPGVVYALNEHDEHWLCGGKEPLRVICVFNPPLTGQEVHDADGVYALPQAETA; from the coding sequence ATGATCGTTCGCAACGTGAAAGATGTTATCGGCACGCCCGACGAAGTGCGCACCGACACCTGGGTCAGCCGCCGTGTGCTGCTTAAGAAAGACAAGATGGGTTTCTCGTTTCACGAGACGACGATCTTTCCTGGAACCCGTACCCATATCCATTACAAAAATCATCTCGAGGCGGTGTGGTGCATTGAAGGCGACGGTTCGATCGAGACGATCGCTGACGGCAAGCGCTATGACCTGGGTCCGGGTGTGGTCTATGCCCTGAATGAGCACGACGAGCATTGGTTGTGCGGCGGCAAGGAGCCCTTGCGCGTGATCTGCGTGTTCAACCCGCCGCTGACCGGCCAGGAAGTGCATGACGCCGATGGCGTGTACGCGCTGCCCCAGGCCGAGACCGCCTGA
- the thpD gene encoding ectoine hydroxylase: protein MLSTAQDPYASRTDRAAAIIARQDPVVYGEGAYADALNADQVQAYERDGFLLLENLFSAEEVAGLLAEVERMTRDPAIVRRKEAITEPGSNAVRSIFMVHVLSPMLARLSRDPRVANVARQILGSEVYIHQSRANMKPGFKGKEFYWHSDFETWHVEDGMPAMRALSCSVLLSDNNETNGPLMLVPGSHRQFISCVGATPNDHYKQSLKKQEYGVPDPVSLQLLAEQGGIRTMTAPAGSVVFFDCNTMHGSNSNISPWPRANVFMVYNSMENQLNPPKYGLDPRPEHVATRKAVSAVTPRDALKLVER, encoded by the coding sequence ATGCTATCCACTGCGCAAGATCCCTACGCGTCGCGCACTGACCGCGCGGCCGCCATCATTGCGAGACAAGACCCGGTCGTTTATGGGGAGGGCGCCTATGCCGACGCCTTGAACGCCGATCAGGTGCAGGCCTACGAGCGCGACGGCTTTCTTCTGTTGGAAAACCTGTTTTCGGCTGAGGAAGTGGCCGGCCTGCTGGCCGAAGTCGAACGCATGACGCGCGATCCCGCCATCGTGCGCCGCAAAGAGGCCATCACCGAACCTGGCAGCAATGCCGTGCGCTCGATTTTCATGGTGCATGTGTTGAGCCCGATGCTGGCGCGACTGTCGCGTGACCCGCGTGTGGCCAATGTGGCCCGTCAGATCCTGGGTTCCGAGGTCTATATCCATCAGTCGCGTGCCAATATGAAGCCGGGTTTCAAGGGCAAGGAGTTTTATTGGCATTCTGACTTTGAAACCTGGCATGTTGAAGACGGCATGCCAGCCATGCGAGCGCTCAGCTGCTCGGTGCTGTTGTCGGACAATAACGAAACCAATGGCCCGCTGATGCTGGTGCCCGGCTCGCACAGGCAGTTCATCTCTTGCGTGGGCGCAACGCCGAACGACCATTACAAGCAATCGCTCAAAAAGCAGGAGTACGGCGTGCCGGACCCGGTGAGTCTGCAACTGCTGGCCGAGCAGGGGGGCATACGCACCATGACTGCGCCTGCGGGTTCGGTGGTATTTTTCGATTGCAACACCATGCATGGCTCTAATAGCAATATTTCGCCCTGGCCGCGCGCCAATGTGTTCATGGTCTATAACAGCATGGAGAACCAGCTCAATCCGCCCAAGTACGGACTGGACCCCAGGCCCGAGCACGTCGCCACGCGCAAAGCCGTTTCCGCCGTCACGCCCCGAGACGCGCTCAAGCTGGTCGAGCGTTGA